A portion of the uncultured Bacteroides sp. genome contains these proteins:
- a CDS encoding CatB-related O-acetyltransferase has protein sequence MMTKIYPRTGDKQTVYLNAVVKDPQIMIGDYTIYNDFVSDPLLFEKNNVLYHYPIHRERLIIGKFCSIACGTKFLFNCANHTLKSLSTYTFPLFYEEWELDKADIASAWDNKEDIIIGNDVWIGYEAVIMAGVRIGDGAIIATRAVVTKDVPPYTIVGGTPAKEIRKRFDADVVEQLLILKWWDWPIDKIRQCLPYLTKGKLNELLAED, from the coding sequence ATGATGACGAAAATATATCCACGTACAGGAGATAAACAAACGGTATATCTGAATGCCGTTGTGAAGGATCCGCAAATAATGATTGGCGACTATACCATTTATAATGATTTTGTTTCTGATCCGTTGCTATTTGAAAAGAACAATGTACTCTACCACTATCCTATCCATCGTGAGAGGCTGATAATAGGTAAGTTTTGCTCTATTGCTTGTGGTACAAAATTTTTATTCAATTGTGCCAATCATACATTAAAGTCTTTATCCACCTATACATTTCCTTTGTTTTATGAGGAATGGGAGTTGGATAAAGCAGATATAGCCTCCGCATGGGATAATAAAGAAGATATTATCATCGGTAATGATGTCTGGATTGGTTATGAGGCGGTTATTATGGCTGGAGTTCGCATAGGAGATGGCGCGATTATTGCAACACGTGCTGTTGTGACAAAAGACGTTCCTCCTTATACTATTGTAGGTGGTACTCCTGCCAAAGAAATAAGAAAGCGTTTTGATGCGGATGTGGTAGAGCAATTGCTAATCTTGAAATGGTGGGATTGGCCCATTGATAAGATACGCCAATGCCTACCATACCTTACAAAAGGCAAATTGAATGAGTTACTGGCTGAAGATTAA